The following are from one region of the Nostoc cf. commune SO-36 genome:
- a CDS encoding type I restriction endonuclease subunit R, translating into MHPPHPDSEAALENATIKLFSQLQWQTSNCYDETFGTNSTLGRETKGEVVLIPKLQSAIQNLNPDLPTEAIQLAIEELTRDRSTLSLANANAEIYQLLKDGVKVSFKNDDGEEQTETVKVIDWNHPENNNFFLASQFWVTGEIYTRRTDLIGFINGLPLVFIELKAHHQRLELAYKNNLTDYKQTIPQLFWYNAFIILSNGIKSRIGSLTAKWEHFAEWKKINSEGEEGIISLDTIIRGTCEPTRLLDLVENFIFFYAAKGSLVKIVAKNHQYLGVNQAVTAVKEIKTNQGRLGVFWHTQGSGKSYSMVFFSQKVVRKLYGNWTFVIITDREDLDEQIYKNFAYAGAVTEIEKNVRASCGEHLKQLLQEDHRYIFTMIQKFRTDKGGTYPQLSDRSDIIVIADEAHRSQYDTFALNMRNALPHAAFIGFTGTPLMLGEQETKKTFGNYISIYNFRQSIEDSATVPLYYENRIPELQLTNDALNEDIAEIIESATIDEEEEKKLERQCAREYQLITRDDRLEKIAQDIVTHLLGRGYQGKAMIVSIDRFTAVKMYNKVQHHWQQHLQQFKNQLAQSNLSEFEQKKLSVTIKYMEKTDMAVVISQSQNEVEAFQKKELDITPHRQRLVSESPPLDEKFKDPSHPLRIIFVCAMWMTGFDVPSCSTIYLDKPMKNHSLMQTIARANRVFPGKVNGLIVDYIGVFRDLQKALAIYSTSGSYEVHPQS; encoded by the coding sequence ATGCATCCACCTCACCCAGACTCAGAAGCAGCGTTAGAGAATGCCACCATTAAGCTATTCTCTCAACTGCAATGGCAAACAAGCAACTGTTACGATGAAACCTTTGGTACAAACAGCACACTGGGTAGAGAAACAAAGGGTGAGGTAGTTTTAATTCCCAAATTGCAATCAGCTATACAAAACTTAAACCCTGACTTACCCACCGAAGCAATCCAACTGGCCATTGAAGAATTAACTCGTGACAGAAGCACGTTGAGTTTAGCTAATGCGAATGCAGAAATTTATCAACTCCTCAAAGATGGGGTAAAAGTCAGTTTTAAAAATGATGACGGTGAAGAACAAACAGAAACAGTCAAAGTCATTGACTGGAATCACCCAGAAAATAATAACTTTTTTCTCGCGTCTCAATTCTGGGTGACAGGAGAAATTTACACCAGAAGAACAGACTTAATTGGGTTTATCAATGGTTTACCTTTAGTCTTCATTGAACTTAAAGCACATCACCAACGCTTAGAACTTGCCTATAAAAACAATCTCACAGATTACAAGCAAACTATTCCTCAACTATTCTGGTACAACGCATTTATCATCCTCTCTAATGGCATAAAAAGTCGCATTGGTAGCTTAACTGCCAAATGGGAACATTTCGCTGAGTGGAAGAAAATAAATTCTGAAGGAGAAGAAGGGATAATTTCTCTAGACACCATTATTAGAGGTACTTGTGAACCTACTAGATTACTAGATTTAGTTGAAAATTTTATTTTCTTTTACGCTGCTAAAGGTAGTTTAGTTAAAATCGTTGCCAAAAATCATCAATATTTAGGTGTTAACCAAGCAGTTACCGCAGTAAAGGAAATCAAAACCAACCAAGGCAGATTAGGAGTATTTTGGCATACCCAAGGTAGCGGTAAAAGTTATTCAATGGTCTTCTTCTCCCAAAAAGTGGTGCGAAAACTCTATGGGAACTGGACATTTGTGATTATCACCGACAGAGAAGACTTAGACGAACAAATCTACAAAAACTTTGCATACGCTGGTGCTGTGACAGAAATCGAAAAAAATGTCCGCGCCAGTTGTGGAGAACACCTTAAACAACTCCTGCAAGAAGATCATCGCTACATCTTCACGATGATTCAAAAATTCCGCACCGATAAAGGCGGAACCTATCCCCAACTTTCTGATAGATCAGATATTATCGTCATTGCTGATGAGGCACACCGCAGTCAGTATGACACATTCGCGCTCAACATGAGAAATGCTTTACCCCATGCAGCATTCATTGGTTTCACTGGTACACCTCTAATGTTAGGAGAACAAGAAACCAAAAAAACTTTTGGTAATTACATCAGCATTTATAATTTCCGGCAATCAATAGAAGATAGCGCCACAGTTCCCCTCTACTATGAAAACAGAATTCCTGAATTGCAACTTACTAATGATGCACTTAATGAAGATATAGCAGAAATCATCGAATCAGCAACAATAGATGAGGAAGAAGAGAAGAAACTAGAAAGACAATGCGCCAGAGAATATCAATTAATTACCAGAGATGACCGATTAGAGAAAATTGCTCAAGATATTGTCACCCACTTACTGGGTAGAGGATACCAGGGTAAAGCAATGATTGTTAGCATTGACAGATTTACTGCTGTCAAAATGTACAATAAAGTCCAGCACCACTGGCAACAACACCTCCAGCAGTTTAAAAATCAACTTGCTCAATCTAATTTAAGCGAATTTGAACAAAAAAAATTATCAGTCACAATTAAATATATGGAAAAAACAGATATGGCAGTAGTCATATCTCAGTCTCAAAACGAAGTAGAAGCATTTCAGAAAAAAGAATTAGACATTACGCCTCACCGCCAGAGGTTAGTGAGTGAATCTCCCCCACTGGATGAAAAATTCAAAGATCCATCTCATCCCCTACGCATTATATTTGTCTGCGCTATGTGGATGACTGGATTTGATGTCCCCAGTTGTTCCACCATTTACTTAGACAAACCGATGAAGAACCATAGTCTCATGCAAACCATTGCCAGAGCAAATCGTGTTTTCCCAGGTAAAGTCAATGGTTTAATTGTTGATTACATTGGTGTCTTTCGAGATTTACAGAAAGCACTAGCTATTTACAGCACTTCCGGCAGCTATGAGGTACATCCTCAAAGCTAA
- a CDS encoding type I restriction enzyme endonuclease domain-containing protein, producing MAQLREAIAQTTTFCTQKGIDFAVLESAQGFVRTKFWADAVECIIINDDVKKTYLSLAGNVNKLYKAILPDPTANEFTAINAHLQTIKDQILAEVPEVDVSEVIEQVEELLDLSITAGEFVITKSHSQRIDLSQIDFVALKNKFASTDYQRTETEKLKIAIAQKLQQMVRLNKTRINYLDKFQQMIAEYNADSRNVQIFFNDLINFAQELGVEDKRAIAQNLIEEELAIFDLLTKPEIKLTKQEEQEVKQVAKELLKTLKQEKLVLDWKKRQQTRASVEVAIKDNLDKLPQSYSDELYEQKCQEVYQHIYENYSGPGSIYDAG from the coding sequence GTGGCACAATTGAGAGAAGCGATCGCTCAAACCACAACATTCTGTACGCAAAAAGGTATTGATTTTGCTGTACTGGAGTCAGCACAAGGTTTTGTACGCACCAAATTTTGGGCAGATGCAGTGGAATGCATCATTATTAATGATGATGTCAAAAAAACTTATCTTTCCCTAGCAGGTAACGTTAACAAACTCTACAAAGCTATCCTCCCAGATCCTACTGCTAATGAATTTACCGCTATTAATGCTCACTTGCAGACAATCAAAGACCAAATTCTGGCAGAAGTACCAGAAGTTGATGTGTCCGAAGTGATAGAACAAGTAGAGGAACTGTTGGATCTGTCCATCACTGCTGGAGAGTTTGTCATCACAAAATCCCACAGTCAACGCATCGACTTAAGCCAAATCGACTTTGTAGCGTTGAAAAATAAATTTGCTAGTACTGACTACCAGAGAACAGAGACAGAAAAACTCAAAATTGCGATCGCGCAAAAACTCCAGCAGATGGTGAGGTTAAATAAAACTCGCATCAACTACCTGGACAAATTTCAGCAGATGATAGCAGAATACAATGCTGACTCACGTAATGTGCAGATATTCTTCAATGATTTGATTAACTTTGCTCAAGAATTGGGTGTTGAAGATAAAAGAGCGATCGCGCAAAATCTGATTGAAGAAGAATTAGCAATTTTTGACTTACTGACTAAACCAGAAATTAAACTGACTAAGCAAGAAGAACAAGAAGTCAAACAAGTTGCCAAAGAATTACTGAAAACTCTCAAACAAGAGAAATTAGTTTTGGATTGGAAGAAGAGACAGCAAACCAGAGCATCGGTGGAAGTGGCAATTAAGGATAATTTGGATAAGTTACCCCAAAGTTATTCTGATGAGCTATATGAACAGAAATGTCAAGAAGTTTATCAACATATTTATGAGAATTATTCTGGGCCAGGGAGTATTTATGATGCTGGTTGA
- a CDS encoding site-specific integrase: protein MGTAKTARTARGNVGVEEFRGKLRLRLPRSVTPLGKQVFISTGLDANELNRRRVDSVANWIEEEIITGQLDPTLERYKEKLECYRKPQLTLVSPRTPQTDLMGLWEQYCAYMKPQLASTTYRRDYARKYTNHIKGLPTKDLTQAIAIRDHLLTQLSPNAAKRVLTYLAACCKWAMGSGLAKDNPFAGMSEDIKLPKHDSDAIDPFSKAEMNIIIKAFEDTRAHYAPFVKFLFWTGCRTGEAIALQWKHINPECTQINFCESYDSQLNIRKGTKTGKARKFPCNSKLNNLLMSIRPQDVDLESQVFTSPTGGIISNTRFSTQVWKGGRTSNKNYNGVMQGLLDDGKIERYRCPYNTRHTFITLMLAEGLTVSTVAKLVGNSPEIILKHYAGNTVPLNLPEL from the coding sequence ATGGGAACAGCCAAGACAGCTAGGACAGCCAGGGGTAATGTAGGTGTTGAGGAGTTCAGGGGCAAGCTAAGGCTCCGATTACCTCGGTCGGTAACACCACTGGGTAAACAGGTATTCATCAGTACTGGGCTTGATGCCAATGAGCTTAATCGCCGCAGAGTGGATTCAGTAGCCAACTGGATAGAAGAAGAGATAATCACAGGGCAACTTGACCCAACCCTTGAGCGCTACAAAGAGAAACTAGAGTGCTACAGGAAACCTCAGTTAACCCTGGTTAGCCCCAGGACACCTCAGACTGACCTAATGGGGCTATGGGAGCAATACTGTGCATATATGAAGCCACAGCTAGCATCTACTACTTATAGGCGCGACTATGCCAGAAAGTACACTAATCATATTAAAGGGCTACCGACAAAGGACTTAACCCAGGCGATCGCTATCAGAGATCATCTGTTAACCCAACTGTCCCCTAATGCTGCCAAGAGAGTATTAACTTACCTAGCGGCTTGCTGTAAATGGGCTATGGGGTCAGGGCTGGCTAAGGACAACCCATTTGCCGGGATGTCAGAGGATATCAAGCTACCAAAGCATGATTCAGATGCCATTGACCCTTTCAGTAAGGCAGAAATGAATATTATTATCAAAGCATTTGAGGACACCAGAGCGCACTATGCCCCATTTGTTAAGTTCTTATTCTGGACTGGCTGTAGAACTGGGGAAGCGATCGCCCTACAGTGGAAACATATCAACCCTGAATGCACCCAGATTAACTTCTGTGAATCCTATGATAGCCAGCTAAATATTAGGAAGGGGACTAAGACTGGTAAGGCTAGAAAGTTCCCTTGTAACAGTAAACTTAATAATCTCTTAATGTCCATTAGACCCCAAGATGTCGATCTAGAATCCCAGGTATTCACTAGTCCCACTGGGGGAATAATCAGCAATACCAGATTCTCTACTCAGGTTTGGAAGGGTGGTAGGACAAGTAATAAAAACTACAATGGAGTTATGCAAGGGTTATTAGATGATGGCAAAATCGAGCGCTACCGATGCCCCTATAACACTAGGCATACATTTATTACCCTGATGCTGGCTGAGGGGTTAACAGTTTCCACAGTAGCTAAGTTAGTAGGTAACAGCCCTGAGATAATCCTGAAGCACTATGCAGGTAACACAGTGCCCTTGAATCTACCAGAACTTTAG
- a CDS encoding DUF3486 family protein: protein MANKKPSAVEILPDDIRDLVDGQLDRGVPVPQISKWLATRGHKVTSRQIYGYKAQIVPKAPTATSVGQDSASYEDCSDQDKFKRLLNIAMANVDYLNDFLKTSGDLSTARALREMIETASGLLKYQLQYNQPDPVTHVTFNIGSLEDTLGTPEYPDGNWANLGSHEENIPHD from the coding sequence ATGGCTAATAAGAAGCCCAGCGCGGTTGAGATATTACCAGATGACATTAGGGACTTGGTAGATGGTCAGTTAGATAGAGGAGTCCCAGTGCCCCAGATATCCAAATGGCTAGCTACCAGGGGACACAAGGTAACTTCTAGACAGATTTATGGCTACAAGGCTCAGATAGTTCCCAAGGCTCCCACGGCTACTTCAGTAGGTCAAGACAGCGCCAGCTATGAAGACTGTTCAGACCAGGATAAGTTTAAGAGGCTACTGAATATTGCTATGGCTAATGTAGATTATCTCAATGATTTCTTAAAGACCAGTGGCGATTTAAGTACTGCCAGGGCGCTACGAGAAATGATTGAGACTGCATCAGGGCTTCTGAAGTACCAGCTACAGTACAACCAGCCTGACCCTGTGACCCATGTAACCTTCAATATTGGGAGCCTAGAGGACACACTGGGTACACCTGAGTACCCCGATGGGAACTGGGCAAACCTCGGTAGCCATGAGGAAAATATACCCCATGATTAA
- a CDS encoding ribbon-helix-helix protein, CopG family, protein MRVTPMKVRRQNAQQTLRLSTDTQKQLIALGDKRQQPISEIIRDAIAEYLLNNN, encoded by the coding sequence ATGAGGGTTACACCAATGAAAGTAAGAAGACAGAACGCACAACAGACACTCCGATTATCGACTGATACACAGAAGCAGCTAATAGCTTTAGGGGACAAGAGACAGCAGCCTATTTCAGAGATTATTAGGGATGCGATCGCTGAGTATCTTCTGAACAACAACTAA
- a CDS encoding plasmid mobilization protein, whose protein sequence is MTNQRTTRKVKLQVWLTQEEHELLSQAATETGQGMSSYVRSTVLKAIKADLGLSLDIPQV, encoded by the coding sequence ATGACTAACCAGAGAACCACTAGGAAAGTTAAGTTACAGGTTTGGTTAACCCAGGAAGAACATGAGCTACTGTCCCAGGCGGCTACTGAAACAGGTCAGGGGATGTCTAGTTATGTCCGGTCTACTGTACTGAAGGCGATCAAGGCAGACTTAGGATTATCCTTAGACATCCCGCAAGTATAA
- a CDS encoding chromophore lyase CpcT/CpeT, producing the protein MTHSTDIATLARWMAADFSNQEQAFENPPFYAHIRVCIRPLPLELFSGVSLFLEQAYDFMLNQPYRMRVMKLIPAENHIAIEHYTVKEEQKFYGASRQPERLKELSVDQLQKMSGCNMIVEWTGNSFKGRVEPGKGCIVVRDGKNTYLDNEFEIDAKEFFSLDRGRDLDTDEHLWGSIAGPFHFLRWGNFADEVKV; encoded by the coding sequence ATGACTCACTCTACTGATATTGCAACTTTAGCCCGTTGGATGGCAGCTGACTTTAGTAATCAAGAACAAGCCTTTGAAAATCCGCCTTTTTATGCCCATATCCGCGTGTGTATCCGTCCCCTTCCCTTAGAATTGTTCTCAGGCGTAAGTTTGTTTCTCGAACAAGCTTATGATTTTATGCTCAATCAACCTTACCGGATGCGGGTAATGAAGTTGATTCCGGCAGAAAACCACATTGCTATTGAACACTACACCGTTAAAGAAGAACAAAAATTTTACGGTGCATCTCGTCAACCCGAACGCCTCAAAGAGTTGTCTGTTGACCAATTGCAAAAAATGTCAGGTTGCAACATGATTGTAGAGTGGACAGGTAATAGCTTCAAAGGCAGAGTTGAACCTGGTAAAGGTTGCATAGTAGTTCGTGACGGCAAAAATACTTATCTAGATAACGAATTTGAAATTGACGCTAAAGAATTTTTTAGCCTCGATCGTGGAAGGGATTTAGACACCGATGAACATCTGTGGGGTTCTATCGCCGGGCCATTTCACTTTCTCCGTTGGGGCAATTTTGCCGATGAAGTAAAGGTGTAA
- a CDS encoding tetratricopeptide repeat protein, which produces MLRRLIAIATVTILFNSSLTLAQTNKPKPPDKFPPNPLEITTPDPLSPRSPKDKQPLTLQEQQKLEPALDALNQEAAAKLQAGEQVAAFEIWNRELRLRRFLGALAEVQALSRVGAIAWQQNDGQEVQYITERLQTIQEQAQSQKKTVPIDLELWRSLGEAYKNVRSSKLAIEAYNQVLLVVREQKQKTAVVETLKTIGELHLSWFDYRKAAPIYEELLSLATSVGDGVNELTYLQRLAYIYEQTNQPQQSLNVLNKLAEIYINANNLTKIPELKLAIASDYEYLAKKDPNLLLEAFQNYQEAYTTAWQLKEFVPAGEALQKLIALYRSQGQTDEALQASQILVQTQAQAANFYGMMQAYDQIGQLYLERKEFPQALTAFQKGLQLAQQLKHQEAYFTGQIEKLSKAN; this is translated from the coding sequence ATGCTCAGGCGCTTAATTGCGATCGCTACTGTCACTATACTTTTTAACAGTTCCTTAACGCTGGCACAGACTAACAAACCCAAACCACCGGATAAATTTCCTCCCAATCCTCTAGAGATTACCACACCCGATCCACTGTCACCACGTTCGCCCAAGGACAAACAGCCGTTAACTCTCCAAGAACAGCAAAAGTTAGAACCAGCGTTGGATGCGTTAAATCAAGAAGCGGCGGCGAAACTGCAAGCAGGCGAACAGGTAGCGGCGTTTGAAATTTGGAACCGAGAATTGCGTTTGCGGCGCTTTTTAGGTGCGTTAGCAGAGGTGCAAGCATTATCACGAGTTGGCGCGATCGCTTGGCAGCAAAACGACGGACAAGAAGTACAATATATTACTGAACGATTGCAAACAATTCAAGAGCAAGCCCAATCTCAGAAAAAAACTGTCCCAATTGATCTAGAATTGTGGCGATCGCTAGGTGAAGCTTACAAAAATGTGCGATCGTCTAAACTAGCCATAGAAGCTTACAACCAAGTTTTGTTAGTGGTGCGAGAACAAAAACAGAAAACAGCAGTAGTAGAAACCCTCAAAACAATTGGAGAACTGCATTTAAGTTGGTTTGATTATCGCAAAGCTGCGCCAATCTACGAAGAATTGTTGAGTTTAGCTACATCTGTTGGCGATGGTGTAAATGAGTTAACATATCTGCAACGGCTGGCTTATATTTACGAGCAGACTAACCAACCACAGCAGTCATTGAATGTACTTAACAAACTAGCAGAAATTTACATCAATGCAAATAATCTTACTAAAATACCAGAATTAAAGCTAGCGATCGCTTCAGATTACGAATATCTAGCCAAGAAAGATCCTAACTTACTGCTAGAAGCGTTTCAAAATTATCAAGAAGCTTACACCACTGCTTGGCAATTAAAGGAGTTTGTTCCTGCTGGTGAAGCTTTGCAGAAATTAATTGCGCTGTATCGTTCGCAAGGACAAACAGACGAGGCTTTGCAGGCTAGCCAAATTCTTGTGCAGACACAGGCGCAAGCCGCCAACTTTTACGGAATGATGCAAGCTTATGACCAAATTGGGCAATTGTATCTAGAACGCAAAGAATTTCCTCAAGCACTAACAGCCTTTCAAAAAGGGTTACAACTGGCGCAACAACTCAAACATCAAGAAGCATACTTTACTGGACAAATTGAAAAACTGTCGAAAGCAAATTAA
- a CDS encoding Uma2 family endonuclease, translated as MSETTLAAPDIQLPPTQAELPDDDGIPMESPRHKAQMDLLIDALIPWLSEREDGFIGGNMFVYYSLAQVRNKDFKGPDFFAVLGVPKGERRSWVVWEEEKAPDVVIELLSDSTAQADKNEKKLIYQNQMRVPEYFWYDPFNPDNWAGFSIEKGAYQPIAVNAQNQLVSQSLGLGLQLWQGSYKGIDAIWLRWANLAGDLLPTPEEKERQRADKAESQLLQTARNLLESGMTVEQVARLTGLNVSEIET; from the coding sequence ATGTCAGAAACTACCCTAGCTGCACCAGATATTCAACTCCCACCCACCCAAGCAGAATTACCCGATGATGACGGTATCCCAATGGAAAGCCCACGACACAAAGCCCAGATGGATTTGCTGATAGATGCTTTGATACCTTGGTTGTCAGAACGAGAGGATGGGTTTATCGGCGGTAATATGTTTGTTTATTACAGTCTGGCACAGGTGCGAAACAAGGACTTTAAAGGGCCAGACTTTTTTGCTGTGTTGGGCGTCCCAAAAGGAGAACGTCGCAGTTGGGTGGTTTGGGAAGAGGAGAAAGCACCAGATGTAGTTATTGAGTTGCTTTCTGACAGTACAGCCCAAGCAGACAAAAATGAGAAAAAGCTAATTTATCAAAATCAAATGCGTGTGCCAGAATATTTCTGGTATGACCCTTTTAACCCTGATAATTGGGCTGGTTTTTCTATTGAAAAAGGAGCTTATCAACCTATTGCAGTCAATGCTCAAAATCAGTTAGTGAGTCAATCTTTAGGGTTAGGATTGCAGTTGTGGCAAGGAAGTTATAAAGGTATTGATGCTATTTGGTTACGCTGGGCAAATTTGGCAGGAGATTTGCTGCCAACTCCTGAAGAAAAGGAACGCCAAAGGGCAGACAAGGCAGAATCGCAGTTATTACAAACTGCACGCAACTTACTTGAGTCTGGGATGACAGTAGAACAGGTAGCTAGATTAACAGGTTTGAATGTATCTGAGATAGAAACGTAG